One genomic window of Lepeophtheirus salmonis chromosome 5, UVic_Lsal_1.4, whole genome shotgun sequence includes the following:
- the LOC121118119 gene encoding REST corepressor 1 isoform X1, protein MKMVFLGTNGKSTENGNNSGVDSSAGEEDDHSTGEREGRIRVGRDFQAQPPAYITIEQRKPDQCPERALLVWSPSINISNTKLDEYIQVSKEKYGYNAEQALGMLFWHKHDLDKAMQDLANFTPFPDEWTVEDKVLFEQAFQFHGKSFHRIRQMLPDKSIAQLVKYYYSWKKTRTRTSLMDRQARKLQSGKEDQGGEEVEMKEQSDDDDKDKQSLQANSTTPKPNCFNCGILCHVTHSTPKGQMCGTCHQYFTRTGNIRPTTGPIRKDGTKNSKHSLFKNNSKPPKGMYVNHDDLVSLATGPNGQGETLLKAMDREIISYKRVVQNNKQLLSSLQRRSREKDIEPYRIPTPENKFNARWKDDELLLGVQGVRKYGKNFKIIAEAIGTKTESNVRSFFVNYRRRYNLDAALKEYEAENGPLPEDDEVLKMELERSSSATEVVSESAPGSPSNNSSLGDSVSNKNGNPISAK, encoded by the exons atgaagatgGTTTTTTTGGGAACGAATGGGAAGTCTACCGAAAATGGGAATAATTCAGGGGTAGACTCGAGTGCTGGAGAAGAGGATGATCACTCTACTGGAGAACGAGAGGGACGGATTCGTGTTGGGAGGGATTTCCAGGCACAACCCCCCGCTTATATCACCATTGAAC AACGGAAGCCCGATCAATGTCCGGAGAGAGCTCTCCTCGTCTGGTCCCCGAGTATTAATATATCCAACACCAAAC TTGACGAGTATATTCAAGTATCCAAGGAGAAATACGGCTATAACGCGGAGCAAGCACTGGGAATGCTTTTCTGGCATAAGCATGACTTAGATAAGGCAATGCAAGATTTAGCAAATTTCACACCCTTCCCAGACGAATGGACCGTGGAAGATAAAGTTTTGTTTGAACAGGCCTTTCAGTTCCACGGTAAAAGTTTTCATCGTATTAGGCAAATGCTTCCAGACAAGTCCATAGCTCAATTAGTGAAATATTATTACTCATGGAAAAAGACAAGGACACGAACATCTCTCATGGATAGACAAGCTCGAAAGTTACAGTCTGGTAAGGAGGATCAAGGAGGAGAAGAAGTGGAGATGAAGGAACAATCTGATGACGATGATAAAGAT AAGCAATCTTTGCAGGCAAATAGCACCACTCCTAAACCCAATTGTTTCAATTGTGGAATTCTTTGTCATGTTACTCATTCTACACCTAAAGGGCAAATGTGTGGAACTTGTCATCAGTACTTTACACGCACGGGAAACATCAGACCTACGACAGGTCCTATACGTAAAGATGGAACAAAGAACtccaaacattctttatttaagaACAATAGTAAACCGCCTAAGGGGATGTACGTCAATCATGATGACTTGGTCTCTTTAGCTACTGGGCCTAACGGACAAGGCGAGACACTTTTGAAAGCTATGGACAgagaaattatttcttataagaGAGTC GTTCAAAATAACAAGCAGTTGCTGTCTTCATTACAAAGAAGATCACGGGAAAAAGACATTGAGCCATATCGCATTCCTACTCCAGAGAATAAATTCAACGCACGATGGAAAGATGACGAATTACTTTTAGGTGTTcaag GTGTCAGAAAATatggtaaaaattttaaaataatagctgAAGCTATCGGAACCAAAACTGAGTCGAACGTTCGTAGTTTCTTCGTTAATTATAGACGTAGATATAACCTTGACGCAGCTCTCAAAGAATATGAGGCGGAGAATGGTCCTCTTCCAGAGGATGATGAAGTGTTGAAAATGGAGCTTGAAAGATCATCTAGCGCGACAGAAGTTGTTTCAGAATCTGCTCCTGGCTCCCCTTCAAATAATTCCTCTTTAGGTGACAGTGTATCCAATAAAAATGGGAATCCAATCTCTGCCAAATGA
- the LOC121118119 gene encoding REST corepressor 1 isoform X2, which translates to MKMVFLGTNGKSTENGNNSGVDSSAGEEDDHSTGEREGRIRVGRDFQAQPPAYITIEQRKPDQCPERALLVWSPSINISNTKLDEYIQVSKEKYGYNAEQALGMLFWHKHDLDKAMQDLANFTPFPDEWTVEDKVLFEQAFQFHGKSFHRIRQMLPDKSIAQLVKYYYSWKKTRTRTSLMDRQARKLQSGKEDQGGEEVEMKEQSDDDDKDANSTTPKPNCFNCGILCHVTHSTPKGQMCGTCHQYFTRTGNIRPTTGPIRKDGTKNSKHSLFKNNSKPPKGMYVNHDDLVSLATGPNGQGETLLKAMDREIISYKRVVQNNKQLLSSLQRRSREKDIEPYRIPTPENKFNARWKDDELLLGVQGVRKYGKNFKIIAEAIGTKTESNVRSFFVNYRRRYNLDAALKEYEAENGPLPEDDEVLKMELERSSSATEVVSESAPGSPSNNSSLGDSVSNKNGNPISAK; encoded by the exons atgaagatgGTTTTTTTGGGAACGAATGGGAAGTCTACCGAAAATGGGAATAATTCAGGGGTAGACTCGAGTGCTGGAGAAGAGGATGATCACTCTACTGGAGAACGAGAGGGACGGATTCGTGTTGGGAGGGATTTCCAGGCACAACCCCCCGCTTATATCACCATTGAAC AACGGAAGCCCGATCAATGTCCGGAGAGAGCTCTCCTCGTCTGGTCCCCGAGTATTAATATATCCAACACCAAAC TTGACGAGTATATTCAAGTATCCAAGGAGAAATACGGCTATAACGCGGAGCAAGCACTGGGAATGCTTTTCTGGCATAAGCATGACTTAGATAAGGCAATGCAAGATTTAGCAAATTTCACACCCTTCCCAGACGAATGGACCGTGGAAGATAAAGTTTTGTTTGAACAGGCCTTTCAGTTCCACGGTAAAAGTTTTCATCGTATTAGGCAAATGCTTCCAGACAAGTCCATAGCTCAATTAGTGAAATATTATTACTCATGGAAAAAGACAAGGACACGAACATCTCTCATGGATAGACAAGCTCGAAAGTTACAGTCTGGTAAGGAGGATCAAGGAGGAGAAGAAGTGGAGATGAAGGAACAATCTGATGACGATGATAAAGAT GCAAATAGCACCACTCCTAAACCCAATTGTTTCAATTGTGGAATTCTTTGTCATGTTACTCATTCTACACCTAAAGGGCAAATGTGTGGAACTTGTCATCAGTACTTTACACGCACGGGAAACATCAGACCTACGACAGGTCCTATACGTAAAGATGGAACAAAGAACtccaaacattctttatttaagaACAATAGTAAACCGCCTAAGGGGATGTACGTCAATCATGATGACTTGGTCTCTTTAGCTACTGGGCCTAACGGACAAGGCGAGACACTTTTGAAAGCTATGGACAgagaaattatttcttataagaGAGTC GTTCAAAATAACAAGCAGTTGCTGTCTTCATTACAAAGAAGATCACGGGAAAAAGACATTGAGCCATATCGCATTCCTACTCCAGAGAATAAATTCAACGCACGATGGAAAGATGACGAATTACTTTTAGGTGTTcaag GTGTCAGAAAATatggtaaaaattttaaaataatagctgAAGCTATCGGAACCAAAACTGAGTCGAACGTTCGTAGTTTCTTCGTTAATTATAGACGTAGATATAACCTTGACGCAGCTCTCAAAGAATATGAGGCGGAGAATGGTCCTCTTCCAGAGGATGATGAAGTGTTGAAAATGGAGCTTGAAAGATCATCTAGCGCGACAGAAGTTGTTTCAGAATCTGCTCCTGGCTCCCCTTCAAATAATTCCTCTTTAGGTGACAGTGTATCCAATAAAAATGGGAATCCAATCTCTGCCAAATGA